The Nitrosomonas cryotolerans ATCC 49181 genome includes a window with the following:
- a CDS encoding LysR family transcriptional regulator, which translates to MLHFTLRQLRVFESVARHLSYSRAAEELYLTQPAVSMQIKQLEGNIGLPLFEQIGKRVYLTEPGRELYHYSREIFQQLADMEVALSELKGLERGRLNISVVSTANYFAPHLLAKFCQRYSGITVSLHVSNRETVLKQLADNLTDLAIMGQPPENLDIVSESFMENPLIVIAPPNHPLCKARQIPVKRLEQEIFLVREPGSGTRSAMERFFDAHKIKINRGMETDTTEAIKQAVQAGMGLGIMSLHTAELELETKRLQVLDVQGFPIIRHWHIVNRKNKRLSNVARVFKEFLLVEAPGLMPKTVL; encoded by the coding sequence ATGTTGCATTTTACATTACGACAATTGAGAGTATTTGAATCTGTTGCGCGTCATCTGAGTTATTCTCGTGCTGCTGAAGAATTATATCTGACCCAACCAGCTGTTTCCATGCAAATCAAGCAATTAGAAGGAAATATTGGACTACCCTTATTTGAACAAATAGGGAAGCGAGTATATCTGACCGAGCCTGGGCGCGAGCTTTATCATTACAGCCGTGAAATTTTTCAACAACTGGCGGATATGGAAGTTGCCTTGAGTGAACTAAAAGGATTGGAGCGTGGCCGACTTAATATTTCAGTGGTTAGCACTGCGAATTACTTTGCACCACATTTGTTGGCAAAATTCTGTCAACGTTATAGTGGTATTACCGTCAGTCTACATGTATCCAATCGCGAAACGGTATTGAAACAATTGGCGGATAACCTAACCGATCTTGCCATCATGGGACAACCGCCGGAAAATTTAGATATTGTTAGCGAATCATTTATGGAAAACCCTTTGATTGTCATTGCGCCTCCGAATCATCCGCTTTGCAAGGCTCGCCAGATCCCGGTAAAAAGGCTGGAGCAAGAGATTTTCCTGGTGCGTGAACCGGGTTCTGGAACACGAAGCGCTATGGAACGTTTCTTTGACGCGCATAAAATCAAGATTAACAGGGGAATGGAGACGGATACCACGGAGGCTATTAAGCAAGCCGTACAAGCAGGTATGGGGCTTGGTATTATGTCATTACATACGGCTGAACTGGAGCTTGAAACAAAACGCTTGCAAGTATTAGATGTGCAGGGATTTCCAATTATACGCCATTGGCATATCGTGAATCGTAAGAATAAACGCCTTTCAAATGTCGCACGGGTATTTAAGGAGTTCCTGCTTGTAGAAGCGCCTGGATTAATGCCTAAAACAGTGCTTTGA
- the rimO gene encoding 30S ribosomal protein S12 methylthiotransferase RimO, with protein MSSLKQSLPRIGFVSLGCPKALVDSERILTQLRVEGYGISPTYENADLVIINTCGFIDSAVEESLDAIGEALAENGKVIVTGCLGAKGDGEVVKKAHPQVLAVTGPHALPEVMAAVHQHLPQPHDPYTSLIPPQGIRLTPKHYAYVKISEGCNHRCTFCIIPSMRGDLVSRPIGEVMQEAENLVQAGVKELLIISQDTSAYGVDIKYRTGFWQGRPLKTRLTELTQALSTLGVWVRLHYVYPYPHVDEIIPLMAEGKILPYLDVPFQHASPRILKAMKRPASVENNLARIQSWRQICPDITLRSTFIVGFPGETEAEFELLLQFLQEAQLDRVGCFTYSPVEGATANALPDALPEDIKEERRARFMATQEEISSQRLTRRIGQRMTVLVDDVQDNQVVARSAADAPEIDGLVYMADAPHLKSGDFVEVEIIASDAHDLQAKLVEAAVLE; from the coding sequence ATGTCTTCGCTTAAACAATCGCTTCCCAGAATTGGTTTTGTTTCACTTGGCTGCCCTAAGGCACTGGTTGATTCTGAACGAATTCTTACTCAATTACGTGTCGAGGGATATGGCATTTCTCCCACTTACGAGAACGCTGATCTGGTCATAATCAATACCTGCGGATTTATTGATAGTGCTGTGGAGGAATCACTGGATGCAATTGGTGAAGCGCTGGCTGAAAACGGTAAGGTTATTGTCACGGGTTGTCTTGGTGCGAAAGGTGATGGTGAGGTGGTTAAAAAAGCGCACCCACAGGTATTGGCCGTTACAGGTCCGCATGCCCTACCAGAAGTGATGGCTGCTGTGCATCAGCATTTACCTCAGCCACACGACCCTTATACTAGTTTAATTCCACCCCAAGGCATTCGGTTAACGCCAAAACATTATGCTTATGTAAAGATCTCTGAAGGTTGTAACCATCGCTGTACCTTTTGTATCATTCCAAGTATGCGGGGTGATCTGGTTAGTCGCCCCATTGGCGAAGTTATGCAAGAAGCGGAGAATCTGGTTCAGGCGGGTGTTAAAGAATTGCTGATCATTTCACAAGATACCAGTGCTTATGGTGTCGATATTAAATATCGTACTGGTTTTTGGCAGGGCAGACCGCTAAAGACGCGTTTAACTGAGTTAACGCAAGCGCTATCTACACTGGGAGTGTGGGTAAGGCTGCACTATGTTTATCCATATCCGCATGTCGATGAAATCATCCCATTAATGGCAGAAGGTAAAATATTGCCTTATCTTGATGTGCCGTTCCAACATGCTAGCCCACGTATTTTAAAAGCAATGAAGCGACCAGCAAGTGTTGAAAACAATTTAGCGCGTATCCAGAGTTGGCGACAAATATGCCCGGATATCACGTTGCGTAGTACTTTTATAGTTGGTTTTCCGGGTGAGACTGAAGCAGAATTTGAACTGCTGCTACAGTTCTTGCAGGAGGCGCAGCTGGATCGTGTGGGTTGTTTTACTTATTCGCCCGTTGAAGGTGCAACGGCCAATGCTTTACCCGATGCTCTTCCAGAAGATATCAAAGAAGAGCGTCGTGCTCGTTTCATGGCAACACAGGAAGAGATTAGTAGTCAGCGGCTTACTCGCAGAATAGGTCAGCGAATGACTGTATTGGTCGATGACGTCCAGGATAATCAGGTGGTTGCTCGTAGTGCTGCTGATGCGCCAGAAATTGATGGTCTGGTGTATATGGCTGATGCCCCTCATTTAAAATCCGGTGACTTTGTGGAAGTCGAAATTATTGCTTCCGATGCGCATGATTTGCAGGCCAAATTAGTTGAAGCAGCCGTCTTGGAGTAA
- a CDS encoding UPF0231 family protein — MAESIQHFQFTTENQMVKQKKQLQNNPSQDLITAYLTIDIQKSPKGVEELLQKIKAVRSGQIPSWERIGNAYCLRLFPNHIEIEEDYAEDTGSVIKIPITDFESAVTSWQEVINR, encoded by the coding sequence ATGGCAGAATCAATACAGCATTTCCAATTTACGACTGAAAATCAAATGGTTAAACAAAAAAAACAACTACAGAATAACCCTTCCCAGGATCTTATAACAGCTTATCTTACCATTGACATACAAAAAAGCCCTAAAGGAGTAGAAGAACTATTGCAAAAAATAAAAGCAGTCCGCTCTGGACAAATTCCTTCATGGGAAAGAATCGGCAATGCTTATTGTCTTCGTTTATTTCCTAACCATATTGAGATCGAAGAAGATTATGCAGAAGACACCGGTAGTGTAATCAAAATTCCAATTACTGATTTTGAAAGCGCCGTAACTTCATGGCAGGAAGTTATAAACCGATAG
- a CDS encoding EndoU domain-containing protein, translated as MYTISVKRITPLVLLVLFLLPLTVQAEINCSTLPRWVTLHNGLQINQQHIFCGEWRKDRPKGFHSRPNGLNPSTIAYFTIQDSPNAAGVYTGRWSYQHRLNKNKFSSMFPDHCSIEQVLNSISYASAYSSPHCPSGSPDWLTCGQNKPPITEENSIQFCSINNQSFTIAFARLKDGRINTAFPIYD; from the coding sequence ATGTATACCATTTCGGTCAAAAGAATCACTCCATTAGTACTACTTGTACTTTTTCTACTTCCACTAACTGTACAAGCGGAAATAAATTGTTCGACATTGCCTCGCTGGGTAACACTGCATAATGGCTTACAGATCAACCAGCAACATATTTTTTGTGGCGAATGGAGAAAAGATCGTCCAAAAGGTTTTCATTCGCGACCGAATGGATTGAATCCTTCAACTATTGCATATTTCACAATCCAGGACTCCCCTAATGCTGCAGGTGTCTATACTGGTAGATGGTCTTATCAACACCGTCTAAACAAAAATAAATTCTCTTCCATGTTTCCCGATCACTGTTCAATTGAACAGGTGCTTAATTCAATTTCCTATGCATCTGCATATTCCAGCCCTCATTGTCCCTCGGGTTCTCCAGATTGGTTAACATGTGGGCAAAATAAACCTCCCATCACCGAGGAAAATTCAATACAATTCTGCAGTATTAATAATCAATCTTTTACGATCGCTTTCGCGCGCCTTAAGGATGGCAGAATCAATACAGCATTTCCAATTTACGACTGA
- the earP gene encoding elongation factor P maturation arginine rhamnosyltransferase EarP, with protein MQRRWDIFCTIIDNYGDIGVSWRLARQLACEYQLIVRLWVDDLASFVRIAPDINPVMAEQQIQDVEIRLWPQQFIGLKPAEVVIEAFGCKLPDAYIIAMGQSTQHPVWINLEYLSAENWVANYHSLPSPHPRLPLVKYFFFPGFVRNTGGLLRERKLLSTHNAFDEAAQSAFWQRLGIPARREKELRITLFCYDFAPLEGLIAAWVYSTVPVYVLIPQGSVAEKVTAYIDPESSGISEVLQLGQLSVQCIPFLEQTDYDRLLWACDFNFVRGEDSFIRAQWARKPFVWHIYPQSENTHWTKLEAFLNLYTANMLPEVAGVVRALWYSWNGRGQINDTWLAFVAHQVALQQYNQAWAEQLCYQNDLASNLVSFAENRI; from the coding sequence ATGCAACGACGCTGGGATATTTTCTGCACGATTATTGATAACTATGGCGATATCGGAGTTAGCTGGCGGCTTGCGCGTCAGCTGGCATGCGAATACCAACTAATAGTCAGGTTATGGGTAGATGATCTGGCCAGTTTTGTGCGCATTGCACCAGACATTAATCCGGTCATGGCGGAACAGCAAATTCAAGATGTTGAAATACGCCTCTGGCCGCAACAATTTATTGGGCTTAAGCCTGCAGAGGTCGTAATTGAAGCGTTTGGTTGCAAATTACCTGATGCCTATATAATAGCAATGGGACAATCGACGCAGCACCCGGTATGGATTAATCTAGAATATCTCAGCGCTGAAAATTGGGTAGCGAACTATCATAGTTTGCCATCCCCTCATCCTCGTTTACCTTTAGTCAAATATTTTTTTTTCCCTGGATTCGTGCGGAATACGGGGGGATTATTACGGGAGCGAAAACTATTATCTACTCACAACGCATTTGATGAGGCTGCGCAGTCTGCGTTTTGGCAACGGCTGGGTATTCCGGCACGTAGAGAAAAGGAGCTGCGTATTACCTTGTTTTGTTATGATTTTGCGCCATTGGAAGGGTTGATTGCAGCGTGGGTTTATTCAACCGTTCCTGTTTATGTGCTGATACCACAGGGATCCGTTGCTGAAAAAGTGACAGCATATATTGATCCTGAATCTTCTGGGATAAGTGAGGTGCTGCAATTGGGTCAGTTATCTGTGCAGTGCATCCCGTTTTTAGAGCAGACTGACTATGACCGGTTATTGTGGGCGTGCGATTTTAATTTCGTGAGGGGCGAAGATTCATTTATTCGTGCTCAGTGGGCAAGAAAACCATTCGTCTGGCATATTTATCCGCAATCAGAGAATACACATTGGACAAAGTTAGAGGCTTTTCTTAATCTTTATACAGCCAACATGCTACCAGAGGTCGCAGGTGTGGTGCGCGCACTGTGGTATAGCTGGAATGGACGCGGTCAAATTAATGATACTTGGCTTGCCTTTGTCGCTCATCAGGTCGCATTACAACAATATAATCAGGCCTGGGCTGAGCAGCTGTGTTACCAAAATGATCTGGCATCCAATCTAGTGTCGTTTGCTGAAAATCGGATATAA